A region of Blattabacterium cuenoti STAT DNA encodes the following proteins:
- a CDS encoding acetylornithine carbamoyltransferase — translation MKKFFSVEDVVDIYDLIKEALLLKKNPYSFQHIGKNKTIGLVFFNPSLRTRISCQKAAFNLGCSTWVLDIHRDSWTIEMDDGNVMNLTQEHLKEAISVMSLYCDILAVRTFPNLSDKNYDDQEIIFNKILNYSRVPVVNMESATLHPLQSLADVMTIAEYTSFFRKKCKVVLSWVPHVKSLPHSVANSFAQWISKIKQIDFTITCPERYNLHKKFSNGAYITHHQNEAFINANFIYAKNWSSYLDYGKILCKNPNWMITENKMKLTNQAKFMHCLPVRRNLVVEDAVLDSKYSIVLQQAKNRIYASQIIFLRILQSLS, via the coding sequence ATGAAAAAATTTTTTAGCGTAGAAGATGTTGTCGATATATATGATCTTATTAAAGAAGCCCTCCTTTTAAAAAAAAATCCATATAGTTTTCAACATATTGGAAAAAATAAAACAATAGGATTGGTTTTTTTTAATCCTAGTTTACGTACAAGAATTAGTTGTCAAAAAGCGGCTTTTAACTTAGGATGTAGTACTTGGGTTTTAGATATTCATAGGGATTCTTGGACAATTGAAATGGATGATGGAAACGTAATGAATTTAACACAAGAACATCTTAAAGAAGCTATTTCTGTAATGAGTCTATATTGTGATATTCTTGCAGTCAGAACCTTTCCAAATCTTTCAGATAAAAATTATGATGATCAAGAAATTATTTTTAATAAAATATTAAATTATTCTAGAGTTCCAGTAGTAAATATGGAAAGTGCAACTCTACATCCTTTACAGTCTTTAGCCGATGTTATGACTATTGCAGAATATACATCTTTTTTTAGAAAAAAATGTAAAGTTGTATTAAGTTGGGTTCCTCATGTAAAATCATTGCCTCATTCTGTTGCAAATTCTTTTGCTCAATGGATATCGAAAATTAAACAAATAGATTTTACGATTACATGTCCAGAAAGATATAATCTACATAAAAAATTTTCTAATGGAGCTTATATAACACATCATCAAAATGAAGCATTTATAAATGCAAATTTTATTTATGCCAAAAATTGGAGTAGTTATTTAGATTATGGAAAAATTCTTTGTAAAAATCCAAATTGGATGATTACTGAAAATAAAATGAAACTAACCAATCAAGCTAAATTTATGCATTGTTTGCCTGTAAGAAGGAATTTGGTAGTGGAAGATGCGGTTTTAGATAGTAAATATTCTATCGTATTGCAACAAGCAAAAAATAGAATTTACGCTTCGCAAATAATTTTTTTAAGAATATTACAATCTTTATCATGA
- the argB gene encoding acetylglutamate kinase, with the protein MKIHVVKIGGNLINDHKLLHDSLEAFCHLQGDKVLIHGGGKKADFISNKMGFYPKMIQGRRITDKETLDIVVMTYAGIINKNIVAKLQSYHCNALGLCGADGNCIQSYLRKMKNINYGYVGDINVKSVNTHLIKFLLKNHITPVLCSITHNGIGNLLNTNADTIASYIAMSLSQEKDCEVELYFCFEKKGILRNMQDPESYLKKINFHLFQKMKKNHTITNGMIPKLENAFLALQNGVCKVSIGLPTHLLLKNNLNKTRLCL; encoded by the coding sequence ATGAAAATCCATGTAGTTAAAATTGGGGGAAATTTAATTAATGATCATAAACTTCTTCATGATTCTCTGGAGGCTTTTTGTCATCTTCAAGGAGATAAAGTATTGATTCATGGAGGAGGAAAGAAAGCAGATTTTATTTCAAATAAAATGGGGTTTTATCCAAAAATGATACAAGGAAGAAGAATAACCGATAAAGAAACTTTGGATATAGTTGTTATGACTTATGCAGGAATAATTAACAAAAATATTGTGGCTAAATTACAATCTTATCATTGTAATGCTTTAGGATTATGTGGAGCGGATGGAAACTGTATCCAATCATATTTACGTAAAATGAAAAATATTAATTATGGATATGTAGGGGATATAAATGTAAAAAGTGTGAATACACATTTAATAAAATTTTTATTAAAAAATCATATTACTCCCGTATTATGTTCCATCACACATAATGGAATAGGAAATTTACTCAATACAAATGCAGATACAATAGCGTCCTATATAGCCATGTCTTTATCTCAAGAAAAAGATTGTGAAGTAGAGTTATATTTTTGTTTTGAAAAAAAAGGAATTTTACGAAATATGCAGGATCCTGAATCTTATTTAAAAAAAATTAATTTTCATTTATTTCAAAAAATGAAAAAAAATCATACTATAACAAATGGTATGATTCCTAAATTGGAAAATGCTTTTCTTGCATTGCAAAATGGCGTATGTAAGGTTAGTATAGGTCTTCCCACCCATTTATTATTAAAAAATAATCTTAATAAGACTAGACTATGTCTATAG
- the argC gene encoding N-acetyl-gamma-glutamyl-phosphate reductase has protein sequence MIEIGIIGGAGYTAGELIRLVIHHPKIKIKNIVSKSHTGELIYVIHQDLLGEIEIKNIKFSHDLSKEIDVVFLCSGHGKSREELYHISENIKVIDLSQDFRIKIQSIFNNRNFVYGLPEFQKETIKKSNNIANPGCFSTAILLAILPLAKNQFLKKDIHISAITGSTGTGRKLTDINHFSWRNNNISTYKIFKHQHLKEIKQTIHQVQNNFDSRIYFVPYRGNFSRGIITTLYTYSILSLNRIKEIYKEYYKNHPFVNISDVNIDIKQVINTNKCILYLIKEEDQLIVISIIDNLIKGASGQAIQNMNLMFGLDETCGLRLKSVRF, from the coding sequence ATGATTGAAATAGGCATTATAGGAGGAGCTGGATACACTGCTGGAGAATTGATTCGATTGGTGATTCATCATCCAAAAATTAAGATTAAAAATATAGTTAGTAAAAGTCATACAGGAGAATTGATTTATGTAATTCATCAAGATTTATTAGGAGAAATAGAAATAAAAAATATAAAATTTTCCCATGATTTAAGCAAAGAAATAGATGTTGTATTTCTTTGTTCTGGACATGGAAAATCTAGAGAAGAATTGTATCATATATCAGAAAATATAAAAGTAATTGATTTGAGTCAAGATTTTAGAATAAAAATTCAATCTATTTTTAACAATAGAAATTTCGTTTATGGATTGCCGGAATTTCAAAAAGAAACTATAAAAAAATCAAATAATATAGCCAATCCTGGATGTTTTTCTACAGCAATTCTATTAGCAATTTTACCACTAGCTAAAAATCAATTCTTAAAAAAAGATATACATATTAGTGCCATTACAGGTTCTACAGGAACCGGAAGAAAATTGACTGATATAAATCATTTTAGTTGGAGAAATAATAATATTTCTACTTATAAAATTTTTAAACATCAGCATTTGAAAGAAATTAAACAAACTATTCATCAAGTACAAAATAATTTTGATTCTAGAATTTATTTTGTACCTTATAGAGGAAATTTTTCTAGAGGAATTATAACAACTTTATATACTTATTCTATTCTCTCTTTGAATAGAATTAAAGAAATTTATAAAGAATATTATAAAAATCATCCATTTGTAAATATTTCTGATGTTAATATTGATATTAAACAAGTGATCAATACAAACAAGTGTATTTTGTATCTTATTAAAGAAGAAGATCAACTGATTGTTATCAGCATTATAGATAATCTCATAAAGGGAGCCTCTGGTCAAGCTATACAAAATATGAATCTTATGTTTGGGTTGGATGAAACTTGTGGTTTAAGATTAAAATCCGTTCGTTTCTAA
- the carA gene encoding glutamine-hydrolyzing carbamoyl-phosphate synthase small subunit → MPYPIYMEKMEKNKEKIKKAILVLEDGTRYEADYFGAPVSSSGEVVFNTAMTGYPESITDPSYKGQILTYTYPIIGNYGIPSFSYTKEFISEFYESDRIQVSGLIISYYSNRPYHWNMNQSLSNWLYENEIPGLYGVDTRFIAKKLRKNGGSMLGKILMRNEDLPFYDPNQDNLSEKVSIHEKIMYGNGKYKILLVDFGLKNNILRCLLRRDCSIIRVPWDYNFIKDEYDGLILSNGPGNPKIYEKPIHYLRLALKKKQPIFGICLGNQLLGIAAGGETYKLKYAHRSHNQPVISLETGKSFITSQNHGYVLDTRNLSGEWKIFFRNLNDNTCEGIIHNNKPFFSVQFHPEASSGPQDTEFLFDIFIDLIKKSKYNT, encoded by the coding sequence ATGCCTTATCCTATTTATATGGAAAAAATGGAAAAAAATAAAGAAAAAATAAAAAAAGCGATACTTGTATTAGAAGATGGAACTCGGTATGAAGCTGATTATTTTGGTGCACCAGTTTCTTCTTCTGGAGAAGTTGTATTTAATACGGCTATGACCGGTTATCCAGAAAGTATTACAGATCCATCTTACAAAGGTCAAATACTAACTTATACATATCCCATAATAGGAAATTATGGAATTCCATCTTTTTCTTATACTAAAGAATTTATTTCTGAATTTTATGAATCTGATAGGATTCAAGTATCCGGACTTATTATTTCTTATTATTCTAATCGTCCATATCATTGGAATATGAATCAATCTCTATCAAATTGGTTGTATGAAAATGAAATTCCTGGATTATATGGTGTAGATACTAGATTTATTGCAAAAAAACTTAGAAAAAATGGAGGATCCATGTTAGGTAAAATTTTAATGAGAAATGAAGATCTTCCCTTTTATGATCCAAATCAAGATAATCTTTCTGAAAAAGTATCAATACATGAAAAAATTATGTATGGAAATGGAAAATATAAAATACTACTTGTAGATTTTGGGTTAAAAAATAATATTTTACGTTGTCTTTTACGAAGAGATTGTTCTATTATTAGAGTTCCATGGGATTATAATTTTATAAAAGATGAATATGATGGATTGATCCTTTCTAATGGACCTGGAAATCCTAAAATTTATGAAAAACCAATACATTATCTTCGTTTAGCTTTAAAAAAGAAACAACCTATATTTGGAATATGTTTGGGAAATCAACTTTTAGGAATAGCGGCAGGAGGAGAAACCTATAAATTAAAGTATGCACATAGAAGTCATAATCAACCGGTTATTTCATTAGAAACAGGAAAAAGTTTTATTACATCACAAAATCATGGATATGTTTTAGACACCAGAAATCTTTCTGGAGAATGGAAAATATTTTTTCGAAATTTAAATGATAATACTTGCGAAGGGATTATTCATAATAATAAGCCTTTTTTTTCTGTTCAATTTCATCCAGAAGCTTCAAGTGGTCCTCAAGACACCGAATTTTTATTCGATATTTTTATAGATTTAATTAAAAAAAGTAAATATAATACTTAA
- the carB gene encoding carbamoyl-phosphate synthase (glutamine-hydrolyzing) large subunit has product MKIDKVLILGSGALKIGEAGEFDYSGTQALKALKEEGIFTILMNPNIATVQTSKEIADKVYFLPLTLFFVKRVIDKEKPQGILLAFGGQTALNCGIQLFKEGVIKKYKIQILGTSIESIIHSEDRYLFRNKLTHINIKTAKSFVVYSMNEAVSYSLEIGFPIIIRSAYTLGGLGSGFARNIPDLKKIVNKAFSYSSQIIVEEYLEGWKEIEYEIVRDKYDNCIAVCNMENFDPIGIHTGESIVVAPSQTLTNSEYYNLRKLAIHIARDFHIVGECNVQFALDPSSEDYRVIEVNARLSRSSALASKATGYPLAFVAAKLSLGYGLHELKNSVTKNTSSFFEPALDYVVCKIPRWDLGKFYGVSNRIGSSMKSVGEVMSIGGSFEEALQKGIRMLDIGMQGFINIMNKKKLKSIRLLKESIKKPTDQRIFFLEEALEEGISIKEIHHLTKIDLWFLYQLDNIFQTKKKIDYFDNFLDLPEELLRKAKKEGFSDIQIASIFCKKNKNYNISNLEKKIREHRKIKNIVPYVRQIDTLASEYPAHTNYLYLTYHAIQHDVFYEEDEKSVITLGSGVYRIGSSVEFDWCCVNALNTIHKESYRSIMINYNPETVSTDFDICDRLYFEELTLERVLDIIELEKPKGTIVSMGGQIPNNLVLKLYEKNVKILGTSPVSIDKVENRYKFSNAMDHLKIKQPKWKELSDFDDIYQFIKEVDFPILVRPSYVLSGADMNVISNQEELQHYLREKVPISYEYPLIITEFIKNAKEIELDAVSQNGKILYYAISEHVEFAGVHSGDATLVYPPHNLYLSTLKEIIRISEKISKHFNISGPFNIQFLSKDNEIKVIECNLRASRSFPFVSKVSHFNMIELATQVLLGKKKNKMEPNFFITNFLGVKASQFSFFRLQDADPILGVDMASTGEVGCLGDTFYEALLKSMLSVGYTIPKKNILISGGPIESKLDLLEVTRLLYKKGYILFATEGTNSFLSHNGIPSIKVYWPNVKKYSNVIELIKNRKLDLIINIPKNLSRSELNNDYTIRRYAVDFNIPLLTNARLAKAFIQAFCNLSIDQLSIKAWDEYY; this is encoded by the coding sequence ATGAAAATAGATAAAGTACTTATCCTGGGATCAGGTGCATTAAAAATAGGAGAAGCTGGTGAATTTGATTATTCTGGAACACAAGCATTAAAAGCTCTTAAAGAAGAAGGAATTTTTACTATATTAATGAATCCAAATATAGCCACAGTTCAAACTTCGAAAGAAATAGCTGATAAGGTGTACTTTCTTCCTTTGACTTTATTTTTTGTTAAACGTGTAATAGATAAGGAAAAACCACAAGGAATTTTATTAGCTTTTGGTGGACAAACGGCATTGAATTGTGGAATTCAGCTTTTTAAAGAAGGTGTTATAAAAAAATATAAAATTCAGATTTTAGGAACTTCTATTGAATCTATTATTCACAGTGAAGATAGATATTTATTTAGAAATAAATTAACTCATATTAACATAAAAACGGCAAAAAGTTTTGTGGTATATTCTATGAATGAGGCCGTTTCCTATTCTTTAGAAATAGGGTTTCCTATTATTATTAGATCTGCTTATACCCTTGGAGGGTTAGGAAGCGGTTTTGCCAGGAATATTCCTGATTTAAAAAAAATAGTAAATAAGGCTTTTTCTTACTCTTCTCAAATTATTGTAGAAGAATATTTGGAAGGATGGAAAGAAATTGAATATGAAATAGTAAGAGATAAATATGATAATTGTATTGCTGTATGCAATATGGAAAATTTTGATCCTATAGGAATTCACACAGGAGAAAGTATTGTTGTAGCACCGTCACAAACCTTAACCAATTCTGAATATTATAATTTGAGAAAATTAGCAATACATATAGCCAGAGATTTTCATATAGTAGGAGAATGTAATGTTCAGTTTGCATTGGATCCTAGTTCAGAAGATTATCGTGTTATTGAAGTGAATGCCAGACTTTCTCGATCTAGTGCTCTTGCTTCTAAAGCAACAGGTTATCCTTTAGCTTTTGTTGCCGCTAAATTATCTTTGGGATACGGATTACACGAATTAAAAAATTCTGTGACTAAAAATACCTCTTCTTTTTTTGAACCTGCGTTAGATTATGTAGTGTGTAAAATTCCTAGATGGGATTTAGGGAAATTTTATGGTGTCTCTAATAGGATTGGAAGTAGTATGAAAAGTGTAGGAGAAGTTATGTCAATTGGAGGTTCTTTTGAAGAAGCCTTACAAAAAGGAATTCGTATGTTAGACATAGGAATGCAGGGTTTCATTAATATTATGAATAAAAAAAAATTGAAATCGATTAGATTATTGAAAGAATCTATAAAAAAACCTACAGATCAAAGAATTTTCTTTTTAGAAGAAGCTTTAGAAGAAGGAATTTCCATAAAAGAAATACATCATTTGACAAAGATAGACCTGTGGTTTTTATATCAACTTGATAATATTTTTCAAACAAAAAAAAAGATAGATTATTTTGATAATTTTCTGGATCTTCCAGAAGAACTGTTACGAAAAGCTAAAAAGGAAGGGTTTTCTGATATACAAATAGCTAGTATTTTTTGTAAAAAAAATAAAAATTACAATATTTCTAATTTAGAAAAGAAAATCAGGGAACATAGAAAAATAAAAAATATAGTTCCATATGTAAGACAAATTGACACTTTAGCTTCTGAATATCCAGCACATACAAATTATTTGTATTTAACATATCATGCAATTCAACATGATGTTTTTTATGAAGAAGATGAAAAATCTGTTATTACATTAGGTTCTGGTGTTTATAGAATTGGAAGTAGTGTTGAATTTGATTGGTGTTGTGTTAATGCATTAAATACTATTCATAAAGAATCTTATAGATCTATAATGATAAATTATAATCCAGAAACTGTAAGCACTGATTTTGATATATGTGATAGATTATATTTTGAAGAACTGACTTTAGAGCGTGTATTAGATATTATTGAATTAGAAAAACCTAAAGGAACAATCGTATCTATGGGAGGACAAATTCCTAATAATTTAGTTTTAAAACTTTATGAAAAAAATGTAAAAATTTTAGGAACCTCCCCTGTTTCCATAGATAAAGTAGAGAATAGATATAAATTTTCTAATGCTATGGATCATCTAAAAATTAAACAACCGAAATGGAAAGAGTTATCCGATTTTGATGATATTTATCAATTTATAAAAGAAGTAGACTTTCCTATATTGGTTAGACCTTCTTACGTTCTTTCTGGAGCAGATATGAATGTTATCTCTAATCAAGAAGAACTACAGCATTATCTTCGTGAAAAAGTACCCATATCTTATGAATATCCATTAATTATTACAGAATTTATTAAAAATGCTAAAGAAATTGAATTAGATGCCGTTTCTCAAAACGGAAAAATTTTGTATTATGCTATATCAGAACATGTAGAATTTGCAGGTGTACATTCAGGAGACGCAACATTGGTATATCCTCCACATAATCTATATTTATCTACATTAAAAGAAATTATTCGCATATCTGAAAAAATATCCAAACATTTTAATATATCTGGTCCTTTCAATATTCAATTTTTATCTAAGGATAATGAAATAAAAGTAATTGAATGCAATTTGAGAGCCTCTAGAAGCTTTCCTTTTGTATCAAAAGTATCTCATTTTAATATGATTGAATTAGCTACTCAAGTTCTTCTTGGAAAGAAAAAAAACAAAATGGAACCTAATTTTTTTATTACAAATTTTTTAGGAGTAAAAGCTTCTCAATTTTCTTTTTTCCGTTTGCAAGATGCAGACCCTATTTTGGGTGTAGATATGGCTTCCACAGGAGAAGTAGGTTGTTTAGGAGATACTTTTTATGAAGCACTTTTAAAATCTATGCTTTCTGTTGGTTATACCATACCTAAGAAAAATATATTGATATCTGGAGGGCCTATTGAATCTAAATTAGATCTTTTAGAGGTTACAAGACTTTTATATAAAAAAGGATATATATTGTTTGCAACAGAAGGTACTAATAGTTTTTTATCCCATAATGGAATTCCTTCAATTAAAGTTTATTGGCCTAATGTAAAAAAATATTCAAATGTTATTGAATTAATAAAAAATAGAAAATTGGATCTTATTATTAATATTCCAAAAAATTTAAGTAGATCAGAGTTAAATAACGATTATACTATTAGACGTTATGCTGTAGATTTTAATATTCCTCTACTTACTAATGCACGTTTAGCAAAAGCTTTTATACAAGCTTTTTGTAATTTATCTATAGATCAATTATCAATAAAAGCTTGGGATGAATATTATTGA
- a CDS encoding aspartate aminotransferase family protein: MKLFDVYPILDIELIKSEGSYVFDVQGNMYLDFYGGHAVISVGHSHPYYVKTLIEQIHKISYYSNSVYISQKKKLASLLGNISGYEDYSLFICNSGTESNENALKIASFHTGKKKVIAFKGSFHGRTSGSLSITDNYKLISPFNTQHETIFIKYQDFDSLEEKLRKKDICAIITEGIQGVSGIIDPGLDFFYKIQNFCKKYNTILIIDEVQSGYGRTGSFFSHQLYPIKPDLITVAKGMGNGFPIGGVLIHPKFKPYYGMLGTTFGGNHLACTAGIAVLEIIKEEKLIENAKKMGEIILKELSVIPEIKKIRGRGLMIGVEFDFPVMDLKNVLVYKEKVFVGVSNNPYVLRLLPSLNIDENHIKLFLKKLKNALSYLYGKNGKK, translated from the coding sequence ATGAAATTATTTGACGTTTATCCTATTCTAGATATAGAATTAATCAAAAGCGAAGGTTCTTATGTTTTTGATGTACAAGGAAATATGTATTTAGATTTTTATGGAGGACATGCTGTGATTTCCGTTGGCCATTCGCATCCATATTATGTGAAAACTTTAATAGAACAAATTCATAAAATATCCTATTATTCTAATAGCGTATATATTTCTCAAAAAAAAAAATTAGCTTCTTTACTTGGAAATATTTCAGGATATGAAGATTATTCATTATTTATATGTAATTCTGGGACAGAATCTAATGAAAATGCATTAAAAATAGCTTCTTTTCATACAGGAAAAAAAAAAGTTATCGCTTTTAAAGGTTCTTTTCATGGAAGAACAAGTGGAAGTCTATCGATAACAGATAACTATAAATTGATATCCCCTTTTAATACTCAACATGAAACTATATTCATCAAATATCAAGATTTTGATTCCCTAGAAGAAAAATTAAGAAAAAAAGATATTTGCGCTATAATTACTGAAGGAATACAAGGGGTCTCTGGAATTATAGATCCAGGTCTAGATTTTTTTTATAAAATCCAAAATTTTTGCAAAAAATACAATACAATATTGATTATAGATGAAGTTCAAAGTGGATATGGAAGAACGGGGTCTTTTTTTTCTCACCAATTATATCCTATAAAACCAGATTTAATTACTGTAGCCAAAGGAATGGGGAACGGATTTCCTATAGGAGGGGTACTTATACATCCTAAATTTAAACCATATTATGGAATGTTAGGAACAACTTTTGGAGGAAATCATTTAGCTTGTACAGCTGGGATTGCTGTATTAGAAATTATTAAAGAAGAAAAATTAATTGAAAACGCAAAAAAAATGGGGGAAATCATATTAAAAGAATTAAGTGTCATTCCTGAAATTAAAAAAATAAGGGGGAGAGGTCTTATGATTGGGGTAGAATTTGATTTTCCTGTTATGGATTTAAAAAATGTTTTAGTTTATAAAGAAAAAGTATTTGTAGGTGTATCTAATAATCCATATGTTTTACGATTACTTCCTTCATTAAATATTGATGAAAACCATATAAAATTATTTCTGAAAAAGTTAAAGAATGCCTTATCCTATTTATATGGAAAAAATGGAAAAAAATAA